GCCGTTTCCTGGACCTCGGCACGGATTCACTGATGGCCGTCGAACTCCGCAACCGGTTGCTCGGCCAGTTCGGTGGCGCGTTCGAGATCAGCGCCACCGCGGTATTCGACTATCCAACGATCAGGTCGCTCGCCGAATACCTGGCCGGTCAGCTGCCGGAGGTGGTCTCCGAGTCGGGCCCACCGCCGGGGTCGAAGGACAATTCGGGTGAGGTCAACATGGATGGAGTACCATAGCGACCGGTGCACGCCGAGTCGAAGAGTAATTCAGGAGATGCGCTGTCGGCGCACCTGGCTGACGACCTAATGTCTACGACCGCGGTCGAATGGCGCAGCTTTTATGATTTGCTAAGCCGTCGCCTAGAGACCGCCGGATGGGCTGAGGTATCGTATTTTCTAAATTATGGATATGTCCCAACGGATTCAAACAATGAATCGTCGCACGTTATTCGTGAAGGCACCTTCAATTCGAACTCGGTCCGGTTGGTGTTCGAGGTTATCGGATCCCTTGACCTGAATGACCGCACAATTGTTGACATAGGATGTGGCCGCGGAGGCACTGCCGCGCTTGTCGCGGAGAAGTTCAGCGCACAAGTGATTGGCATTGACATGTCTGCGGAAGCGATCGCCTTCTGCCGTAGAACTCACCCTTTGGTGGACTTCAGGGTCGGCGATGCGTTGAATCTTCCGCTCGGCGAGGCGGCCTGCGATGTCATCATTAATCTGGAGTCGTCACATTCATACAGCAATCTGGCAAAATTCCTGAGTGAAGTTCGCAGGATTAGCCGTCCCGGAGCCTGGTTTTTGCATGCGGATCTTCTAGGTGTTGAGGATTGGGACCAGGTAAGGATGCGTTTGAAGGGCCTGGGCTTCTCAACCGAAAGCGATCGTGATATCACTGCTAACGTATTGGCCGCCCGCGACCAAGTGACTGGTAGCTGGGAACAGGTTTTTGGCGACGGAGGTGCCCGGGTCGCTAACTTTCTTGCGTTGCCTGGGTCTTCGATATACGAGCAGCTAAGGGCGCGCACATGGGAGTACAGAATAATTAGATCTCAATTGCGTACCAGCGCGACGTTGGATCGTTGAGCCTTTGTCAGTGGTTGCCTTGCGGGAACGCGGCCATGGCACCTGCAAGGATCTGCGAGAAGGGATCGGCGCCGCCGCCGAAGGTGGCCTGAGTCGCCGGCGCCGTGACGGCGGCGGGGTCGAAGCCCCGCACCGGGTCCACGCCGATCGGAGCCGTAAGCGGATCGTCGTTTCGCGAGTATCCCGCGTCCACCATGGGCGTCAGTTCCGCGTCGAGCTGATTGAGCACGTCTTCCGGCACTCCGAGATAGCCGAAGGGCAATACCAGCGGAAGGTGTCGCTGAGGAATCAAGTACGTCGTTGTTGTCGCGCCCTTGGAGTTGACGGTCGTTCGGATGTTTTGCGGCGGCACCATTTCGGGATTGGTGAATGCAACCGCCGTGTGACCAGTCGCGAGGCCCATGAGCGTGTTGGCGAGAGCTAACAGGTTGTCCGGCCGGTCCGGGAAGTCGGCGAGCATGTCGTACGCAGCGACGAAAACCTTGGTGTCGTATTGGCTCTCCACCGGAGGAGGTATGCGGTAGTCGAGTGCAGGGACTACGGTGCCCACTGGAAACATGGAGGTCAAGAAGCTCTCACCAAAGCTGTGACGCGCGATCGGGTCGCCAAATGTGCTGAAGACCAATTGATCTGGCGGTGGTGCGGTCGGGTCACTCGCCAGCTGAGCCTGCACGGCGTCAAGCACCAGCGAACCCTCGGACAAGCCAATCGCGGTACCGCGACCACCGCTGCGGATCGCCGCTTCCAGGTTATCGGTTCCGATGACGACCGACTCCCCAACGCTAGGGCCGTCCATACCCAGGCCTGGAAAGACTTCATCCAGCCGGCTTATGCCTGGGAAGAGTTCTTCCAGCACATGACCCTGAACCTGCCCTGCGGGGTAGCCGATGATTTGTCGCTTGAGGTTTGGGAACCATTCGCTGCCTTCGCGGCGAATGTACTCGTCATAGGGAATGCCCGCAACGTGGGCGCCGCCCAGCGCGTACGCCGTGCCATCGGCTGGCGTCGGCTCGGCTGGCGTTTCATCGGCTCGCGCGATCCCGATGCCGAAACATCCTGTGGCGCTGACAATTCCCAGCGCGGTTACTCCCACCAGTAGTTTCTTCATTGCTACTCCTTGCCTGCTGGGCTCAGTCTCGTAGTTCCGCATCGCGCGGTCTCGCTACCTGGGTTCGTCTCGGTCGTGATGGCCACCAGCTCACCTGCCCGACCAGCGCAGCAATCGCCGGCACCGTTATGGTGCGTACTAGGAAGGTATCCAACAAGATTCCGACACCGATCACGAAACCTGCCTGGACCACCGTGCTTATGCTCGAAAACAGGAGACCACACATCGAGGCAGCGAAGATCAAACCTGCCGCAGTGATCACTCCGCCGGTCGAACTCAGGGTGCGAATTATGGAGTAACGTGTGCTGTTCGGCGACTCGTCACGCATGCGGGAGATGAGCAGCATGTTGTAATCGGCTCCCACCGCGACCAATACCACGAAGGCTAGCGGGGGTACGCTCCAATGTAGTTGCTGGCCGAGGATGAGTTGAAACATCACGACGCCAATGCCGACCGCCGACAAATACGAAATTACAACGGAACCAACAAGATACAGCGGTGCGACAACCGCACGCAGCAGCACCATCAAGGTCAGCAGTACGACGACGATGGTTACCGCGATGATGAATCGGATGTCGTGCTCATAGTAGTTGCGCGTGTCCCGCAGCGTGACGGGATATCCCGCCATCGATACCGACGCGTCCGCCAACGTGGTATTCGGTTGGGCTCCCCGAGCCGTATCGGTGATCGCATTGACCTGATCCATCGCCTCGACGCTGAACGGATTGAGTTTGGTTTGAACCAAGTACCGCGCCGTGTGGCCATCTGGCGAAATGAACATCTTGGCGGCCTTCTTGAACTCGTCCATGTGCAGAAGCTGGGGCGGAACATTGAACCCAGCCATTGACGGTTCTGCCGCGTCATGCTTCATCGACAGTAGAAACGCCGATGCCTCACCGAGGCCGGCGCCCATCTGTTTGATTTCGTCGACGAGTTGGTCCACTCCGTCAGCCACTTCCCGACTCCCACCCGCGAAGCGGTCGGCGCCGTGTTGGAGGTTGGTCAGTCCCGCCTGCAGGCCACCGGGTTGGTCCAGCCCCGTGGAATGCATCGCCCGGACGAAGTTTGCGAGTGCACCGCGCAGACGGTCCGCCGTTGCGTGGAGGGTCTGCTTGTCCTGGACCGCCTGCAGCTGTCGAGCCAGGTCATTGATCTCGTCGATGCTGCCGTCACCACGCGCGGCGACCAGCCGCTGAAACTGGACGCGGGTAGCGCTGCAGGAGGGATCGGCATTACAGACGGGGTTACCCTCCAGTGCCGTCAGCACCGGGGCCACCCAGGCAAACAAATCCTTGACGGCGGTGAAGTTGACGCCGAGGCTCTCGCCGAGCGAATTGATGCTGCGGACCAGCTTGGCCGCGGTGACGACCTCCTTGACCAACTTGTCGCCACCATACTGACTTTGCAGG
The nucleotide sequence above comes from Mycobacterium decipiens. Encoded proteins:
- a CDS encoding class I SAM-dependent methyltransferase, giving the protein MHAESKSNSGDALSAHLADDLMSTTAVEWRSFYDLLSRRLETAGWAEVSYFLNYGYVPTDSNNESSHVIREGTFNSNSVRLVFEVIGSLDLNDRTIVDIGCGRGGTAALVAEKFSAQVIGIDMSAEAIAFCRRTHPLVDFRVGDALNLPLGEAACDVIINLESSHSYSNLAKFLSEVRRISRPGAWFLHADLLGVEDWDQVRMRLKGLGFSTESDRDITANVLAARDQVTGSWEQVFGDGGARVANFLALPGSSIYEQLRARTWEYRIIRSQLRTSATLDR
- the pe gene encoding acyltransferase PE, with translation MKKLLVGVTALGIVSATGCFGIGIARADETPAEPTPADGTAYALGGAHVAGIPYDEYIRREGSEWFPNLKRQIIGYPAGQVQGHVLEELFPGISRLDEVFPGLGMDGPSVGESVVIGTDNLEAAIRSGGRGTAIGLSEGSLVLDAVQAQLASDPTAPPPDQLVFSTFGDPIARHSFGESFLTSMFPVGTVVPALDYRIPPPVESQYDTKVFVAAYDMLADFPDRPDNLLALANTLMGLATGHTAVAFTNPEMVPPQNIRTTVNSKGATTTTYLIPQRHLPLVLPFGYLGVPEDVLNQLDAELTPMVDAGYSRNDDPLTAPIGVDPVRGFDPAAVTAPATQATFGGGADPFSQILAGAMAAFPQGNH